CAGCACCTGCCCTTCGCTCGCCAGCACATCGCCGGCGAGCACGCCGAGCAGCGTCGATTTGCCGGCGCCGTTCGAGCCGATGACGGTAACGAAGGAGCCTTCCTCGATCGTCAGGCTGACACCCGAAAGCGCCTGCTTCTGCAGCGGCGTACCGCGCCCGAAAACGACCTTGATGTTCTTGAGGTTGATCACGACGCGGCACCTCCACGCAAACGGGGAAGGATGAGCGCCACGGTCACCAGCACGGCCGTCACGAAATTGAGATCGGACGCCTGCAGGCCGATGACGTCGCTCGAAAGCGCCAGCTGGATCGCGATGCGATAAAGGATCGAGCCGAGCACGCATCCAACAAGCGCGATCAGCAGACCGCGGCGCCCGAGCAGCGTCTCGCCGATGATGACGGCAGCGAGACCGACGACGATCGTGCCGACGCCTGAGGTGACGTCGGCAAAGCCGTTCGTCTGGGCAAACAGCGCGCCGCCGAGCGCCACCAGCGCATTGGAGATCGCCATGCCGAGATAGATCTGCCGGCTGGTATCGACGCCCTGCGCCCGCGCCATCCTTGCATTGGCGCCGGTCGCCCGCATTGCCAGCCCGGCATCGCTTTCCAGGAAACGCCAGACCAGGATGAGCGCGATGACGACGAGAACACCGACGAAGAGTGGCCGCACGTAGAAATCGCGAAGGCCATGGCCGAAGAACGGGCTGATCATCGTGTCGGCATTGATGAGCGCGACATTGGGTTTGCCCATCACGCGCAGATTGACGGAAAACAGTGCGATCATCGTCAGGATCGAGGCGAGCAAATTGAGGATCTTGAAGCGCACGTTGAGCAGCGCCGTCACCATGCCTGCGGCGGCACCGGCCGCCATAGCGATCAGCGCTGCAAGCCAAGCATTGACGCCGGCAATAATCAGCACGGCCGTCACCGCCGCGCCAAGCGGAAAGGAGCCATCGACCGTCAGGTCGGGGAAATCCAGAACACGGAAGGCGAGATAGACCCCAAGGGCGACGAAGGAATAGACCAGTCCGAGTTCGACGGCCCCCCAGAATGCGATTTGGCTCAAGGCTTCCGCCCCTCTTCTGTCCGTTTCCGCTCCGCGCCTTGCGCGAAACATCAGGCTTTTAATACCATCAGCCGCTCCCGTGTGGAACGGGAGCGGCTGCAAACTCGATCAGCGACGGCAGTCGCCTTGTTTATTCGATGACTTTGGTAGCGCGGGAAAGCACGCTCTGCGGCAGGGTGACCCCCATCTTCTCGGCCGCCGCCTTGTTGACGACGAGATCGCTGCCGGCGGCAGTCTTGACGGCGATGTCGCCCGGGTTCTCGCCCTTCAGCACACGAACGACAATGTCGCCGGTCTGCTTGCCGACATCATAATAGTTGAAGCCGAGGGCGGCGATCGAGCCGCGCGAAACCGAATCCGTATCGGCGGTAAAGAGCGGCAGCTTGCTCTCCTCGGCAACCGCGACAGCGCCTTCAAGCGCGGAAATGATCGTGTTGTCGGTCGGAATGTAGATCGCATCGGCGCGGCCGACGAGTGCGCGTGCAGCTCCCTGGACCTCGGCCGATTTGGTGGCGGCCGATTCGACTACCTTCAGGCCAGCCTTTTCGGCTTCGGCCCTCAGCACGGCGAGCAGCGAAACGGAATTCGCCTCGCCGGAATTGTAGAGATAGCCGATGGTTTTCACATCAGGCAGGATTTCCTTGATCAGCGCCAAGTGCTCGGCGACCGGCGACATATCGGAGAGGCCGGTGACGTTGCCGCCGGGCTTGTCCATGTTCTTGACGAGCTGGGCGCCAAGCGGATCGGACACGGCCGTGAAGACGACGGGAATGTCACGCGTCGAGGAAACGACGGCCTGGGCCGAGGGCGTCGAGATCGGCACGATGACATTGGGCTCGTCGCCGGCGAACTGGCGGGCGATCTGGGCCGCCGTCGCCGGATTGCCCTGCGCCGATTCGAACACGAATTTCAGGTTCTCGCCTTCCTTGTAGCCCGCAGCCGTCAGCGCATCGAGAACACCCTTGCGCGCCGCATCCAGCGCCGGATGTTCGACGATCGCCGTCACGGCAACGGTGACGTCATCGGCCTTTGCGGGCAGGGAAAGGGCCAAACTGGCGGCAAGAGCGAGCAAAATCGGGCGCATGGGGATCCTCCTGAATGATTTTGGGGGCACTTTTAGGAAAAGCGCCCCCTGAAATCAATCGCGGAGAATTGTAGCGAGGATCAAACTTGCTGATCAGTCGTCGGCGCCGTGATTGGCGATCATCATCGCCTCGAAGGCGAGCCGCTCGGTCTTGCGCATGCGTTCGGATTCCGATTTCAGCTGGCCGCAGGCGGCAAGAATGTCGCGGCCGCGCGGCGTGCGGATCGGCGAAGCATAACCTGCCGAATTGATGAAATCGGCGAACTTCTCGATCTGCTCCCAGTCGGAACACTGATAATTGGTGCCGGGCCAGGGGTTGAACGGAATGAGGTTGATCTTCGCCGGCACGCCCTTCAGGAGCTTGATCAGCCCCTTGGCGTCTTCCAGGCTGTCGTTGACATCCTTCAGCATCACATATTCGAAGGTGATGCGCCGCGCGTTCGAAAGACCAGGATAGGACCGGCAGGCCTCGATCAGCTCCTTCAGCGGATACTTCTTGTTGATCGGCACCAGAAGGTCGCGCAGATCGTCACGCACCGCATGCAGCGAAATCGCCAGCATGACGCCGATTTCCTCGCCAGTGCGGAAGATCTCCGGCACGACGCCAGAAGTGGAAAGCGTCACGCGGCGCCTAGACAGTGACAGGCCGTCACCATCCGTTGCGATCAGCAATGCCTGCTTGACGGCATCGAAGTTATAAAGCGGCTCACCCATGCCCATCATGACGATGTTGCTGACCTTGCGGCCCTCGGCAGGCATGATCGTACCCTGCGGCGCTTCACGGTCCGGGAAGTCCCCAAGCCGGTCGCGGGCAAGCAGCAACTGCGAAAGAATTTCCTCCGCAGTCAGGTTGCGCACCAGACGCTGTGTCCCGGTATGACAGAAGGAACAGTTGAGCGTGCAGCCGACCTGGCTCGAGATACACAGCGTGCCGCGGCCCTC
The Rhizobium leguminosarum DNA segment above includes these coding regions:
- a CDS encoding ABC transporter permease; translation: MSQIAFWGAVELGLVYSFVALGVYLAFRVLDFPDLTVDGSFPLGAAVTAVLIIAGVNAWLAALIAMAAGAAAGMVTALLNVRFKILNLLASILTMIALFSVNLRVMGKPNVALINADTMISPFFGHGLRDFYVRPLFVGVLVVIALILVWRFLESDAGLAMRATGANARMARAQGVDTSRQIYLGMAISNALVALGGALFAQTNGFADVTSGVGTIVVGLAAVIIGETLLGRRGLLIALVGCVLGSILYRIAIQLALSSDVIGLQASDLNFVTAVLVTVALILPRLRGGAAS
- a CDS encoding ABC transporter substrate-binding protein, with the translated sequence MRPILLALAASLALSLPAKADDVTVAVTAIVEHPALDAARKGVLDALTAAGYKEGENLKFVFESAQGNPATAAQIARQFAGDEPNVIVPISTPSAQAVVSSTRDIPVVFTAVSDPLGAQLVKNMDKPGGNVTGLSDMSPVAEHLALIKEILPDVKTIGYLYNSGEANSVSLLAVLRAEAEKAGLKVVESAATKSAEVQGAARALVGRADAIYIPTDNTIISALEGAVAVAEESKLPLFTADTDSVSRGSIAALGFNYYDVGKQTGDIVVRVLKGENPGDIAVKTAAGSDLVVNKAAAEKMGVTLPQSVLSRATKVIE
- the rlmN gene encoding 23S rRNA (adenine(2503)-C(2))-methyltransferase RlmN, translating into MSVMDAIDVTKPLMRAPSGAEKPSLIGMSREEMGAALREKGVAEKQIKMRVSQLWNWIYVRGVSDFDHMTNVAKDMREMLKQHFTIERPEIVEEQVSNDGTRKWLLRFPPRGAGRPVEIEAVYIPEEGRGTLCISSQVGCTLNCSFCHTGTQRLVRNLTAEEILSQLLLARDRLGDFPDREAPQGTIMPAEGRKVSNIVMMGMGEPLYNFDAVKQALLIATDGDGLSLSRRRVTLSTSGVVPEIFRTGEEIGVMLAISLHAVRDDLRDLLVPINKKYPLKELIEACRSYPGLSNARRITFEYVMLKDVNDSLEDAKGLIKLLKGVPAKINLIPFNPWPGTNYQCSDWEQIEKFADFINSAGYASPIRTPRGRDILAACGQLKSESERMRKTERLAFEAMMIANHGADD